Proteins from a genomic interval of Persephonella sp.:
- the proC gene encoding pyrroline-5-carboxylate reductase yields MFKIGIIGCGNMGEAVVRGIINSGKVKSTQIIVSDIDPDKVEMTVEKYNVAGTTSNRRVVENSEIIFLAVKPKDLEKTVLPIKDAFNNKKTVVSVLAGVKITKIKNLIPQSTVVRCMPNTPALIGEGALGVSFEKNIDISKKEEITQILKSLGTVVEVDEELMDAVTGLSGSGPAYVFMFIEGLIQGGIKEGLSYKQAKDLAVQTVLGSAKLMKESDEHPSVLRDKVSSPGGTTIYALHKLEEKGLKDAVISAVSEASKRSKELSK; encoded by the coding sequence ATGTTTAAAATTGGAATTATAGGCTGTGGAAACATGGGTGAGGCTGTAGTCAGGGGAATTATAAACAGCGGAAAGGTAAAATCAACACAGATAATAGTTTCGGATATTGATCCTGATAAGGTTGAGATGACCGTTGAAAAATACAATGTGGCAGGCACAACAAGCAACAGGAGGGTTGTTGAGAATTCCGAGATTATATTTTTGGCGGTAAAACCTAAAGATCTTGAAAAAACTGTTTTACCTATAAAAGATGCGTTTAATAATAAAAAAACTGTTGTATCAGTGCTGGCAGGAGTAAAAATAACAAAAATAAAAAACCTTATTCCCCAATCTACAGTTGTAAGATGTATGCCTAATACACCTGCCTTAATAGGAGAAGGGGCTTTAGGGGTGAGTTTTGAAAAGAATATTGACATTTCAAAAAAAGAGGAAATTACACAGATATTAAAATCACTTGGAACCGTTGTTGAGGTTGATGAAGAACTTATGGATGCAGTTACAGGTCTGTCTGGAAGTGGACCGGCTTATGTCTTTATGTTTATAGAGGGTTTAATTCAGGGAGGTATCAAAGAAGGGCTTTCTTACAAACAGGCAAAAGATCTCGCTGTGCAGACTGTATTAGGGTCAGCAAAACTGATGAAAGAAAGTGATGAACACCCTTCGGTTCTAAGAGATAAGGTTAGCTCTCCGGGAGGAACAACCATATACGCCCTCCATAAATTAGAGGAAAAGGGTCTAAAAGATGCCGTTATATCTGCCGTATCTGAAGCTTCTAAAAGAAGTAAAGAACTGTCTAAATAA